From Virgibacillus natechei, the proteins below share one genomic window:
- a CDS encoding bifunctional 3-deoxy-7-phosphoheptulonate synthase/chorismate mutase, with the protein MTANELQELRNKIDEVNLQILTLLNERAEIVQEIGENKEKQGVVRFDPVRERQALDLILEKHDGPFESSTIQHLFKEIFKASLELQEDDHKKALLVSRKARPENTIVDVNDEKIGNGEQQFIMGPCAVEGYDQVKAVAIAMKEQGLTLMRGGAFKPRTSPYDFQGLGIEGLQILRKVADEVGMSVISEILSPEDVEEALDYVDVIQVGARNMQNFELLKTVGRVKKPVLLKRGLSATIDEFINAAEYIISQGNDQIILCERGIRTYEKATRNTLDISAVPVLKKETHLPVIVDVTHSTGRKDLLFPTAKAALAIGADAVMAEVHPDPAVALSDSAQQMNIPEFNEFMNDLKEFKGKLA; encoded by the coding sequence ATGACTGCAAACGAATTACAAGAGCTACGTAATAAAATTGATGAGGTAAATTTACAAATTTTAACGTTATTAAACGAACGTGCAGAAATCGTTCAAGAAATAGGGGAGAACAAGGAAAAGCAAGGAGTAGTCCGGTTTGACCCAGTCCGTGAACGTCAAGCACTTGATTTAATACTTGAAAAGCATGATGGACCTTTTGAGTCATCAACGATTCAGCATCTTTTTAAAGAAATTTTTAAGGCAAGCTTAGAACTTCAGGAAGATGATCATAAAAAAGCGTTATTGGTTTCGCGCAAAGCACGTCCTGAAAATACGATTGTTGATGTTAATGATGAGAAAATAGGTAATGGGGAACAGCAATTCATTATGGGGCCATGTGCGGTTGAAGGTTATGACCAAGTAAAAGCTGTTGCTATAGCAATGAAAGAGCAGGGACTTACATTAATGCGTGGGGGAGCTTTCAAGCCTAGAACTTCTCCATACGATTTCCAGGGGTTAGGAATAGAAGGGTTACAAATATTAAGAAAAGTTGCAGATGAAGTAGGGATGTCAGTGATTAGTGAAATCCTTTCTCCAGAAGATGTCGAAGAGGCTTTGGATTATGTAGATGTTATTCAAGTAGGTGCCCGCAACATGCAAAATTTTGAATTGCTTAAAACGGTTGGAAGAGTGAAAAAGCCAGTGTTACTTAAACGTGGCCTTTCCGCAACCATTGATGAATTTATTAATGCAGCGGAATATATTATTTCACAAGGAAACGACCAGATCATTTTATGTGAGCGTGGTATTCGCACATATGAAAAAGCGACAAGAAACACATTAGATATATCTGCTGTACCAGTCTTGAAGAAAGAAACACATTTACCAGTTATCGTGGATGTAACACACTCTACAGGAAGAAAAGACTTACTCTTCCCAACCGCAAAAGCAGCACTAGCAATTGGAGCTGACGCGGTTATGGCAGAAGTTCACCCAGATCCTGCTGTAGCATTATCTGATTCAGCCCAGCAAATGAACATTCCTGAATTTAATGAGTTCATGAATGATTTAAAAGAGTTTAAAGGTAAATTAGCTTAA
- a CDS encoding YjzC family protein yields the protein MGEYTRFHVGQKAPNNGVYIEIGETGSNVNDPEQVELDAGDKFPENSNQDRVWINKRNSTKPGVQGRRSN from the coding sequence ATGGGCGAATACACTCGGTTTCATGTTGGGCAAAAGGCACCAAATAATGGGGTATATATAGAAATTGGTGAAACAGGGAGTAATGTGAATGATCCGGAGCAAGTGGAACTTGATGCTGGAGACAAATTCCCTGAAAATTCCAATCAAGACCGTGTATGGATCAATAAAAGAAATTCAACAAAGCCAGGTGTACAAGGACGTCGGTCTAATTAA
- the trhA gene encoding PAQR family membrane homeostasis protein TrhA has protein sequence MADTHVFSKGEEIANTITHGIGAVLSLAGLVILIVFSTLHGTGWHVVSFTVFGVTMFILYISSTFVHALPPGKAKDLFEIFDHSAIYLFIAGTYTPFTFIVIQGALGWTMFGIVWGLAIAGVVFKSYFVKRFLFTSTFLYIVMGWMVILGWNEIVDNLHINGVILLVIGGLFYTVGAIFYVWRGFKYHHMVWHLFVIAGTTAHFFCVLIYLLP, from the coding sequence TTGGCTGATACACATGTTTTTTCTAAAGGCGAGGAAATTGCTAATACGATTACCCATGGGATTGGGGCAGTCTTAAGTCTTGCGGGACTAGTGATTTTAATTGTGTTTTCTACGTTACATGGTACGGGTTGGCACGTTGTGAGTTTCACTGTTTTTGGTGTGACGATGTTTATTTTATATATATCCTCCACATTTGTACATGCGTTACCACCAGGTAAGGCAAAAGATTTGTTTGAGATATTTGATCACTCTGCCATCTATTTATTTATTGCTGGAACCTATACACCTTTTACGTTTATCGTCATACAAGGTGCACTGGGCTGGACAATGTTTGGAATTGTGTGGGGCCTTGCGATAGCTGGAGTGGTTTTTAAATCGTACTTTGTTAAAAGATTTCTATTTACCTCGACGTTCCTGTACATTGTAATGGGGTGGATGGTTATCCTTGGATGGAATGAGATTGTTGATAACTTACATATAAATGGTGTGATTTTACTAGTAATAGGTGGGCTCTTTTATACGGTTGGCGCTATCTTTTATGTGTGGCGAGGCTTTAAGTACCATCATATGGTATGGCATTTATTTGTCATAGCAGGAACAACAGCCCACTTTTTCTGTGTATTGATCTATTTATTGCCATAG
- the mgtE gene encoding magnesium transporter translates to MALPLLENDTAASMIQSLKEGSQENFQTIVHELQPYDLAQHYQYLPVKHRNKFILFLTDEQLKEFIEELENDDQLEVLQKLGVEKSTTILDLMENDELAILLEDLEPEKVEELLSEMKKEEIEIVKNLMNYPPETAGRIMNTRFVWINHDYTIREAVDKLKHFAELAEYLNYLYVIDEQKKLVGVVSYKDLLLADLEDKVKNIMLSRLVKVNVHTDQEEVAKLISRYDFVSIPVIEEDNTLAGVVTVDDVIDVVIREANEDIEKISAAGKAIDFETKPIIASYRRLPWLILLLFIGLVSGSIISGFEATLDQVVALAFFMPMIAGMTGNTGTQSLAVVVRGLATNDLNFKQVLKLIIRELWVGIIIGIVCGILILLIAYVWQGSFPLGIVVGGSLLLTLIIGTLAGTIIPLILYKFNVDPAVASGPLITTINDILSLLIYFGFATMFMDRLL, encoded by the coding sequence GTGGCTTTACCCTTACTTGAAAATGATACAGCAGCTTCCATGATACAATCATTGAAAGAAGGAAGTCAGGAAAACTTTCAAACCATTGTACATGAATTACAACCATATGACTTGGCGCAACATTATCAGTATTTGCCAGTTAAGCACCGAAATAAATTTATTCTTTTTTTAACAGATGAACAACTAAAAGAATTTATAGAAGAGCTGGAAAATGACGATCAACTAGAAGTGCTTCAAAAACTAGGAGTCGAAAAATCGACAACAATCCTTGATTTGATGGAAAATGATGAATTGGCCATATTACTAGAGGACCTAGAACCGGAGAAAGTGGAAGAACTCCTATCTGAGATGAAAAAAGAAGAAATTGAGATCGTAAAGAACCTCATGAACTATCCACCTGAAACAGCTGGTCGGATTATGAACACTCGATTTGTCTGGATAAATCATGATTATACAATCAGAGAAGCAGTTGATAAGTTAAAACATTTTGCTGAACTCGCGGAATACCTCAATTATCTTTATGTCATCGATGAACAGAAGAAACTCGTCGGTGTAGTCTCTTATAAGGACTTATTACTAGCAGATTTAGAGGATAAAGTGAAAAACATTATGTTGAGTAGGCTCGTTAAAGTTAATGTACATACCGATCAAGAAGAGGTGGCTAAATTAATTAGTCGATATGACTTTGTATCCATTCCGGTTATTGAAGAGGATAACACGTTGGCTGGTGTTGTCACCGTTGATGATGTAATTGATGTCGTTATTCGAGAAGCAAATGAAGACATCGAAAAGATATCTGCTGCTGGTAAAGCAATCGACTTTGAAACAAAACCAATAATCGCTTCCTATCGTCGTCTGCCGTGGCTTATTTTATTGTTATTTATCGGACTAGTGTCTGGTAGCATTATTAGTGGATTTGAAGCAACATTGGATCAAGTTGTAGCACTAGCCTTCTTTATGCCTATGATTGCGGGGATGACTGGTAACACAGGAACCCAATCATTAGCAGTTGTCGTACGAGGGTTGGCTACCAATGACTTGAACTTTAAGCAAGTACTAAAATTAATTATTCGTGAACTTTGGGTAGGCATTATTATTGGTATTGTTTGTGGTATCTTGATTTTATTAATAGCCTATGTATGGCAGGGGAGTTTTCCCTTGGGAATAGTTGTTGGTGGATCCTTATTGCTGACATTAATTATTGGGACATTAGCCGGAACAATTATTCCACTTATTCTATATAAATTCAATGTAGACCCAGCAGTAGCTTCTGGGCCACTTATCACTACGATAAATGATATATTGTCCCTGCTTATTTACTTTGGCTTCGCTACAATGTTTATGGATCGGTTATTGTAG
- a CDS encoding metal-dependent hydrolase, producing MNGTTHAAIGAATGFIVASTFDSSPSSTLLLVGLGGVSGLIPDLDVDGKLRGKMTLSHKMIQTVAQLIGVLMIIYSFYEGVSTDRYVGIGIGLGMIILSSSIKQKHMLTITGIGVIAGGSSLQETWLMLFGIYILIASFVPHRSYTHSIVGVVFFGIIASHLERSLGINGIFYTCLIGYISHLITDSKLLPFNKRGVKLFLPISSKEI from the coding sequence GTGAATGGTACAACACATGCAGCAATCGGAGCAGCAACAGGATTCATTGTAGCGAGCACTTTTGATTCCAGTCCTTCTTCAACACTCCTTTTAGTTGGACTAGGAGGTGTTTCAGGGTTAATACCCGATCTAGATGTTGATGGGAAGCTTCGTGGTAAAATGACGCTATCCCACAAGATGATTCAAACAGTTGCTCAGTTGATCGGGGTACTGATGATTATTTATAGTTTCTATGAGGGCGTCAGTACTGATAGGTATGTGGGTATTGGCATCGGACTGGGGATGATTATTCTTTCATCATCAATTAAACAAAAACATATGTTAACCATTACCGGTATCGGCGTGATTGCAGGAGGTTCTTCCTTACAGGAAACGTGGCTGATGCTGTTTGGAATATATATTTTAATCGCCTCTTTCGTTCCGCATCGCAGCTATACCCATTCGATAGTGGGTGTAGTGTTCTTCGGAATTATTGCTTCCCACCTAGAAAGATCCCTTGGGATTAATGGAATTTTCTATACATGCCTTATTGGTTATATTAGCCACTTAATTACAGATAGTAAGCTATTACCATTCAATAAACGAGGAGTTAAGTTGTTTTTACCTATTTCATCAAAAGAAATCTGA
- a CDS encoding rhodanese-like domain-containing protein, with translation MKEITAKELGKKVKDGETVNIIDVREDEEVREGKIPGAAHIRLSEIPERLDEIAKEEHHYMVCRSGGRSGKASEFLKEQGYDVSNMVGGMLEWEEEVEKEK, from the coding sequence ATGAAGGAAATAACAGCGAAAGAACTAGGGAAAAAGGTGAAAGATGGAGAAACAGTTAACATTATTGATGTGCGCGAAGATGAAGAAGTAAGAGAAGGAAAAATCCCAGGAGCAGCTCATATTCGTTTGAGTGAAATCCCAGAACGTTTAGATGAAATAGCCAAAGAAGAACATCATTATATGGTCTGTCGTTCTGGTGGCAGAAGTGGAAAGGCTAGTGAATTTTTGAAAGAGCAAGGATATGACGTAAGCAATATGGTTGGTGGAATGTTGGAATGGGAAGAAGAAGTAGAGAAAGAGAAGTAG
- a CDS encoding YqaE/Pmp3 family membrane protein, translating into MLYLLCLIPPLAVLVTGRPIQAILNFLLTLAFYIPGVIHAVLVVNEHKADKRMKKYAK; encoded by the coding sequence ATGTTGTATCTACTATGTTTGATTCCACCGCTTGCGGTGCTGGTAACAGGACGTCCAATTCAAGCAATATTAAATTTTCTCTTAACATTAGCGTTTTATATCCCGGGTGTCATTCATGCGGTATTAGTTGTGAATGAACATAAAGCAGATAAACGGATGAAGAAGTACGCAAAGTAA
- a CDS encoding exonuclease SbcCD subunit D has translation MKLFHTADWHLGKLVQGVYMTEDQRYILENFIRAVEEEKPDAVILAGDLYDRAIPPTEAVHLLDEVLERIVLKLKTPVLAVAGNHDSPSRLNFGSSIMQHNGFHIVGNITKEMEPVILHDEHGEVHFHLVPYCDPSVVRNVFADDEIRTHNDATGKIVETIKQNMDTNSRHVFVGHAFVTPFGEEKENTSDSERPLSIGGAEYVDGHHFAPFHYTALGHLHKKHYVIHETIQYSGSIAKFSISEEHHNKGFNVVEMDESGNVSIERRLLPPKRDMRTIEATMEDLLTFPVSEDYVFVRLKDEAPVLSPMEKIRSVFPNAMHVERNHYFLSHASNEETKSVNRSKMSDLDLFKAFYKEAKGADPSEDTEAIFKEVLDEHLRDENETVTDREHTKPITN, from the coding sequence ATGAAATTATTTCATACAGCGGATTGGCATTTAGGAAAGCTCGTACAGGGGGTATACATGACCGAAGATCAGCGCTATATACTCGAAAATTTTATCCGTGCGGTTGAAGAAGAAAAGCCGGATGCTGTGATTCTTGCGGGCGATTTATACGATCGTGCGATACCACCGACTGAAGCGGTACACTTGTTGGATGAGGTGTTAGAAAGAATTGTTTTAAAACTGAAAACGCCCGTTCTAGCAGTGGCGGGGAACCACGATAGTCCGAGCAGGTTAAATTTCGGGAGCAGTATCATGCAGCACAATGGCTTTCATATCGTCGGCAACATCACGAAGGAAATGGAGCCGGTTATCCTACATGATGAGCACGGAGAAGTGCATTTCCATCTCGTTCCATATTGCGACCCAAGTGTCGTTCGTAATGTTTTCGCAGATGATGAGATTCGTACCCATAATGATGCGACAGGTAAAATAGTAGAAACCATCAAGCAAAATATGGACACCAATAGTCGCCATGTATTTGTGGGACACGCTTTCGTCACACCATTTGGGGAGGAAAAAGAAAATACAAGTGATTCCGAGCGACCACTTTCCATTGGGGGAGCTGAATATGTGGATGGCCATCATTTTGCGCCGTTTCATTATACAGCACTCGGCCACCTGCATAAGAAACATTATGTCATCCATGAAACTATTCAATATTCCGGCTCCATTGCGAAATTTTCCATATCAGAAGAACATCACAATAAAGGATTTAACGTTGTTGAGATGGATGAAAGCGGCAATGTGTCGATTGAGAGGCGTTTACTACCTCCAAAACGAGATATGCGCACAATTGAAGCGACAATGGAAGATTTATTAACCTTTCCGGTCAGTGAGGACTATGTATTTGTCCGTTTAAAGGACGAAGCTCCCGTTCTTTCACCAATGGAAAAAATTAGATCTGTCTTCCCAAATGCCATGCACGTCGAACGAAATCACTATTTCTTATCGCATGCATCCAACGAAGAAACGAAATCGGTCAATCGAAGCAAAATGAGCGATTTGGATCTTTTCAAAGCCTTTTATAAGGAAGCAAAAGGTGCAGATCCCTCTGAAGATACGGAAGCGATATTTAAAGAAGTGCTAGATGAACATTTACGAGATGAGAATGAAACTGTAACAGATAGGGAGCATACGAAGCCGATTACCAATTAA
- a CDS encoding AAA family ATPase, with amino-acid sequence MKPLRLTMTAFGPFKHTESIDFRELKENNLFVISGNTGAGKTTIFDGICFALYGSASGTDREDTKMLRSDFAEDNTHTSIELEFELRGRNYRILRQLGHVKAGNKSKTGEKYEFFEKVDDKEIPCVDRQMVSEIDKKVEAIIGLTQDQFKQIVMLPQGEFRKLLTSETENKEAILRKIFKTESYKQMNERLRNKKDNVKEDFMKLAQKRDHYIQNIPAALPQREESSLFKVLAEEHHNVNQVIAGLEEETLFYHNQITIDQQNYDAKYKAHGTKQTEFYAAKTLNDRFQDLDTKEKELKELQEQVPAFKSKEKQLVSADSASTIEVYEKQAAGVRQEEKEKASALEKAKAAEKMAEETLTKAQAIYTQEENKKQERENASKKLDQLQGYLPVVKDIEARKKQLEELKYNENQTFKELENVKPILKEKNDASEAYTKQINELTEAVDQQPEKQEHLKEMGDQVNVLKDFLKLKEDQATNEKDIEQKEAAYRTIKSTYDQVEQEWMNNQASLLAAHLHDGESCPVCGSQEHPNKTANQATTTTKEQLEARKKELDEKDSQYRDAVAKHKTNVSQLKDKEEELTRFKIAPADAQVVHDQLMEKGKQLKAEVNTIKHKRDELKKVKETHEKENKVIKQLEAKKENLEKAYQEQTTSYQTAKAVYDERVRVIPEEVRVLSELEKQIKETEALKRRLEKAWEQAQISLQQAKEEQTKASANQTHTAKQLEETKERRIKEENRFYETLHDADFESEEAYQQAKIPEADRKQLKEAIQQFKEQKLMITERVNELRESLKDKSRVDVTAIETELAQLKRDYELALTQLNLSKDYHQETIDLKANISDANEQVKGQEKQLATITDLYDVLRGQNSQKISFERYLQIEYLEQIIEAANGRLKGLSNGQFYLIRSDRQESHGKQSGLGLDVYDAYTGQTRDVKTLSGGEKFNASLCLALGMSDVIQSFQGNISIETMFIDEGFGSLDEESLNKSIDTLIDLQQAGRTIGVISHVQELKSIFPAILEVSKEKEGYSKTAFLVK; translated from the coding sequence TTGAAACCACTTAGACTGACAATGACAGCATTTGGACCGTTTAAACATACTGAATCGATCGATTTCCGCGAACTAAAAGAGAATAATCTATTTGTCATTTCTGGCAATACTGGCGCTGGTAAAACAACGATATTTGACGGCATTTGTTTTGCCTTATATGGGAGTGCCAGCGGAACAGACCGTGAAGATACGAAGATGCTCAGAAGTGACTTTGCCGAAGATAATACGCATACGTCGATTGAGCTGGAATTTGAATTAAGAGGGAGAAATTATCGTATTCTCCGTCAATTGGGACATGTGAAAGCAGGGAATAAATCGAAGACAGGTGAGAAATATGAATTCTTTGAAAAAGTCGATGACAAAGAGATCCCTTGTGTCGATCGGCAAATGGTTTCTGAAATTGATAAGAAAGTAGAAGCCATCATTGGCCTAACGCAAGACCAGTTTAAGCAAATTGTAATGCTTCCCCAGGGAGAATTTCGTAAACTATTAACTTCTGAAACGGAAAATAAAGAAGCAATTCTGCGCAAAATATTTAAAACAGAATCCTACAAGCAAATGAATGAGCGTTTGAGAAATAAGAAAGATAACGTCAAAGAAGACTTTATGAAACTAGCACAAAAGCGAGACCATTATATTCAAAATATACCGGCTGCATTACCACAACGAGAAGAATCGTCCTTGTTTAAAGTGCTTGCAGAGGAACATCACAATGTCAATCAGGTTATTGCTGGATTAGAGGAAGAAACGCTGTTTTACCATAACCAGATCACAATCGATCAGCAAAACTATGATGCTAAATACAAAGCACATGGAACCAAGCAAACCGAATTTTACGCGGCTAAGACGTTAAATGATCGCTTCCAAGATCTGGACACAAAGGAAAAAGAGTTGAAGGAATTACAGGAACAAGTCCCAGCCTTTAAATCAAAAGAAAAACAACTGGTATCTGCTGATAGCGCAAGTACGATAGAAGTGTACGAGAAACAAGCAGCTGGCGTGCGACAGGAAGAGAAAGAAAAGGCCAGTGCGCTAGAGAAAGCGAAAGCAGCTGAGAAAATGGCGGAGGAAACCCTTACAAAAGCACAAGCCATCTATACACAAGAAGAAAATAAAAAACAAGAGCGAGAAAACGCCAGCAAGAAATTGGATCAGTTGCAAGGGTATCTACCAGTTGTTAAAGACATCGAGGCGCGAAAGAAGCAGCTGGAAGAACTTAAATACAACGAAAATCAAACGTTTAAAGAACTGGAAAACGTTAAACCAATTTTAAAAGAAAAAAACGACGCGTCTGAAGCGTATACGAAGCAGATCAACGAACTAACAGAAGCGGTTGATCAACAACCTGAAAAACAGGAACACCTTAAGGAAATGGGCGATCAAGTAAATGTGTTAAAGGATTTTCTCAAATTAAAGGAAGATCAAGCGACCAATGAGAAAGATATTGAGCAGAAAGAAGCCGCCTATCGCACCATTAAATCCACATACGACCAAGTCGAACAGGAGTGGATGAATAATCAGGCAAGCTTACTTGCTGCGCACTTACATGATGGGGAATCTTGTCCCGTGTGTGGAAGTCAAGAGCACCCAAATAAAACAGCTAATCAAGCGACAACAACGACGAAAGAGCAACTCGAAGCACGTAAAAAAGAACTCGATGAGAAAGACAGCCAGTATCGTGATGCGGTCGCCAAGCATAAGACAAACGTTTCCCAACTAAAAGATAAAGAAGAAGAACTCACACGATTTAAGATTGCCCCAGCAGATGCACAGGTAGTTCATGACCAACTGATGGAAAAAGGAAAACAGTTAAAAGCAGAAGTAAATACCATCAAGCATAAACGAGATGAGCTCAAAAAAGTAAAAGAAACCCATGAAAAAGAAAATAAAGTCATTAAACAACTCGAAGCAAAGAAAGAAAACCTAGAAAAGGCATACCAAGAACAAACGACCTCCTATCAAACGGCTAAAGCTGTGTATGATGAGAGGGTGCGAGTCATCCCGGAAGAAGTACGCGTCCTGTCTGAATTGGAAAAACAGATTAAGGAAACAGAAGCACTCAAACGAAGGTTAGAAAAGGCATGGGAACAAGCCCAAATTAGCTTACAGCAAGCAAAAGAAGAACAGACAAAGGCTTCCGCTAATCAGACACACACAGCAAAACAGCTTGAGGAAACAAAAGAAAGACGAATAAAGGAAGAAAATCGGTTTTACGAAACATTGCACGATGCGGACTTTGAATCCGAAGAAGCATATCAGCAAGCCAAAATACCGGAAGCCGATCGCAAACAATTAAAAGAAGCGATCCAGCAATTTAAAGAACAGAAATTAATGATAACCGAACGCGTGAATGAGTTAAGGGAATCCTTGAAGGATAAATCAAGAGTGGACGTAACGGCAATTGAAACAGAATTAGCCCAATTAAAACGCGACTACGAATTAGCATTAACTCAGTTAAATCTATCAAAAGATTACCACCAGGAAACCATTGATCTAAAAGCTAATATCAGCGACGCAAACGAACAAGTGAAAGGGCAGGAGAAACAACTAGCAACTATTACAGATTTGTATGACGTCCTCCGAGGGCAAAACAGTCAGAAAATATCCTTTGAGCGCTACTTGCAAATCGAGTATCTGGAACAAATCATAGAAGCTGCCAATGGACGCTTAAAGGGGCTATCTAATGGGCAATTTTATCTCATTCGCAGCGACCGCCAAGAATCACATGGTAAACAAAGTGGCCTCGGACTCGACGTCTATGATGCCTATACCGGACAAACACGTGACGTTAAAACACTATCAGGAGGAGAAAAATTCAACGCCTCCCTCTGTCTTGCACTTGGAATGTCTGACGTTATCCAAAGTTTCCAGGGCAATATATCTATTGAAACCATGTTCATCGATGAAGGATTCGGCTCACTCGACGAAGAATCCTTAAACAAATCAATCGACACCTTGATCGACCTACAACAAGCAGGTCGGACCATCGGCGTCATCTCACACGTTCAAGAGTTGAAATCAATCTTCCCAGCTATACTTGAAGTTTCAAAAGAGAAGGAAGGCTATAGTAAGACGGCGTTTTTGGTTAAGTGA
- a CDS encoding ornithine cyclodeaminase family protein, with protein MLILTEKEIQNHYVMKDAISDLKKGLNSKKQGLITNPHRTVIEIPDNQASVLYMPGAELSQKIASVKVVSIFPKNPKHGMPTTQGILMLTDAQTGKHLCMMNASYLTRLRTGGLSGIATEKLARKDVKTLGVIGTGAMAFEQVLGVLEVRDIDKINLFNRTQEKAEQFKERLIDFGVKQPITIAANADEVVQAADVICCATRSNEPVFNGDLLKDGTHINGVGSYLPHMQEVDLTTIQKASKIVADDLKGVEEEAGELIHADRESDWSFTDLYGELSGLPDHNGLVRENDKEITFFKSVGAAYFDLVVAIGIYSKLQEIGVGSEVEV; from the coding sequence ATGCTTATTTTGACGGAAAAGGAAATACAAAATCATTATGTAATGAAGGATGCGATATCTGATTTAAAGAAAGGACTAAATTCGAAAAAACAAGGCCTTATCACGAATCCCCATCGGACGGTGATTGAAATTCCAGATAACCAAGCATCCGTCCTATATATGCCAGGCGCGGAATTATCACAGAAGATAGCGTCGGTAAAGGTAGTGTCCATATTTCCTAAGAATCCCAAGCACGGAATGCCAACCACTCAAGGAATCCTAATGTTGACGGATGCGCAGACTGGCAAGCATCTGTGTATGATGAATGCATCGTATTTAACTAGGTTACGAACGGGAGGTCTTAGTGGTATTGCAACGGAAAAACTAGCAAGAAAGGATGTAAAAACATTAGGCGTTATAGGTACCGGAGCAATGGCGTTTGAACAGGTTTTAGGTGTTCTGGAAGTACGTGATATTGACAAAATAAACCTGTTTAATCGAACCCAGGAGAAGGCAGAACAGTTTAAAGAAAGACTGATTGATTTTGGTGTAAAACAGCCCATTACAATCGCTGCAAATGCAGATGAAGTTGTGCAAGCAGCAGATGTTATTTGTTGTGCTACTCGGTCAAACGAGCCCGTTTTTAATGGGGATTTGCTTAAAGATGGTACACATATAAATGGTGTGGGTTCTTATTTGCCCCATATGCAAGAAGTAGATTTAACAACGATTCAAAAAGCATCAAAGATTGTAGCAGATGATTTGAAAGGTGTTGAGGAAGAAGCAGGGGAGCTTATTCATGCAGATCGTGAAAGTGATTGGAGTTTCACTGACCTTTATGGAGAGCTCAGTGGATTACCTGATCATAATGGATTAGTACGAGAAAATGATAAAGAAATTACGTTTTTCAAATCAGTCGGTGCAGCTTATTTTGATTTGGTTGTGGCAATTGGTATCTATAGTAAATTGCAGGAAATAGGGGTGGGGAGTGAGGTCGAGGTTTAG
- a CDS encoding monooxygenase, with protein sequence MPHVLQVDFNLQGPFGNEMAEAFSDLAKSINEEEGFIWKIWTESPETNEAGGIYIFETKETAEKYFKMHAKRLAGFGITDVNTKIFAINSKLTEITKGPVK encoded by the coding sequence ATGCCACACGTATTACAAGTTGATTTTAATTTGCAAGGCCCCTTTGGGAATGAGATGGCTGAGGCGTTTTCTGATTTAGCAAAAAGTATTAACGAAGAAGAAGGTTTCATATGGAAAATATGGACAGAAAGCCCAGAAACAAACGAAGCTGGAGGAATTTATATTTTCGAAACAAAAGAAACAGCTGAAAAGTATTTTAAGATGCACGCCAAAAGATTGGCTGGATTCGGAATCACAGATGTTAACACAAAAATTTTTGCCATCAATTCTAAACTTACTGAAATCACGAAAGGTCCTGTAAAATAA